Proteins encoded by one window of Salicibibacter halophilus:
- a CDS encoding DEAD/DEAH box helicase — MTIFESEHIKPEVKKAIKEIGFEEPSPIQEQAIPKALDGKDVIGQAQTGTGKTAAFGIPLLTKLSASSHVQALVLTPTRELAIQVAGELQKLSTHLHVTTLPVYGGQSIGHQIKALKRGVQVVIGTPGRVQDHLRRRTLKLDRVQTLVLDEADEMLDMGFIDDIESILKQTNEDRQTMLFSATMPDPIRKLSRRYMQQPETVSISKGDVTAPSIEQIYFKVLEKNKLESLCRVIDRYNPELAIVFCRTKKGVAELSESLQARGYFADGLHGDLNQSQRDAVMKRFRESTIEYLVATDVAARGLDVQNVTHVINYDIPQDPESYVHRIGRTGRAGKSGQALTLVTPREMKHLRSIEKEIKMSLPTRDIPTLEEVVEKQQDSWRQQITSVIEHSEETSIFDELTRELLEQYQPREVIDALLKMNYQTENSISEEGYYFGDTGAAKGMVRFFMNVGRNVSLTPKILVDEIADAVGISKKSIGRIDLFEKFTFVEVPEDVAPFVYEGLRHSRVNGARVNLEPAKPKPKRHGRQTTNPSVSN; from the coding sequence ATGACTATATTTGAAAGCGAACATATTAAACCGGAAGTGAAAAAAGCAATTAAGGAGATAGGCTTTGAAGAGCCTTCTCCGATCCAGGAACAAGCAATACCGAAAGCACTGGACGGCAAAGATGTAATTGGGCAAGCGCAAACGGGAACCGGAAAGACGGCAGCATTCGGGATTCCGCTGCTTACAAAACTAAGCGCCTCCTCCCACGTCCAAGCGCTCGTTCTAACGCCTACCCGGGAACTCGCCATCCAAGTGGCCGGCGAATTGCAAAAGTTGTCCACGCACTTGCATGTCACGACGCTTCCTGTCTACGGCGGCCAATCCATTGGCCATCAGATTAAGGCGCTTAAACGCGGGGTACAAGTCGTTATCGGGACCCCGGGACGGGTTCAAGACCATTTGCGCCGAAGAACGTTAAAGCTTGACCGCGTGCAGACACTTGTTTTGGATGAAGCGGATGAAATGCTGGATATGGGCTTTATCGATGATATTGAATCGATTCTGAAACAAACGAACGAGGACCGGCAAACGATGCTTTTTTCAGCAACGATGCCCGACCCGATACGAAAATTGTCCCGCCGCTACATGCAGCAACCGGAGACCGTATCCATCAGCAAAGGCGATGTTACGGCCCCATCGATTGAACAGATTTATTTTAAAGTCCTTGAAAAAAACAAACTTGAATCGCTTTGCCGTGTGATCGACCGCTACAATCCGGAACTCGCGATCGTTTTCTGCCGCACGAAAAAAGGCGTTGCGGAATTATCGGAATCCTTGCAGGCGCGGGGGTACTTCGCAGACGGCCTTCACGGCGATTTGAACCAATCACAGCGGGACGCGGTGATGAAAAGGTTTCGTGAAAGCACGATTGAATATCTCGTTGCAACGGATGTTGCTGCCCGCGGCCTGGATGTTCAAAACGTCACCCACGTGATTAATTATGATATCCCGCAAGACCCGGAATCCTATGTTCATCGCATCGGGCGAACCGGACGGGCCGGAAAGAGCGGCCAGGCCCTCACGCTCGTCACTCCGCGGGAAATGAAGCATTTACGCTCGATCGAAAAAGAAATCAAAATGTCCTTGCCGACCCGGGATATCCCGACGCTGGAAGAAGTCGTGGAAAAACAGCAGGACTCGTGGCGACAGCAAATCACTAGCGTGATTGAACATAGCGAAGAGACATCGATCTTTGATGAGTTAACGCGGGAACTGCTCGAACAATATCAACCGCGGGAAGTCATTGATGCGCTGTTGAAAATGAATTATCAAACGGAAAACAGCATCTCCGAAGAAGGGTATTATTTTGGTGATACCGGCGCGGCAAAAGGCATGGTCCGTTTCTTTATGAACGTGGGCCGCAATGTGAGCCTGACTCCGAAAATACTCGTGGATGAAATTGCCGATGCAGTCGGGATTTCAAAAAAATCGATCGGCCGCATCGACCTTTTCGAAAAATTTACGTTCGTGGAAGTTCCGGAAGATGTGGCTCCTTTTGTTTATGAAGGTTTGCGCCACTCCCGTGTAAACGGTGCGCGCGTAAACCTGGAGCCGGCAAAACCAAAACCGAAACGCCACGGGCGGCAAACAACCAACCCTTCCGTCTCCAATTAG
- a CDS encoding TIGR00282 family metallophosphoesterase yields MRLLFVGDVVGRPGRNILEDQLPKLKQKYRPQVTIVNGENAASGKGITEKIYKNILGFGAQVVTLGNHTWAKNEIFSFINEETNLIRPLNYPPGAPGRGQTSLNVNGVELVVINAMGRTFLEAIDCPFQALDKAVDDAKKRTPFVFVDFHGEATSEKQAMGWFLDGRASAVIGTHTHVQTADERVLPGGTAYLTDVGMTGPYDGILGVDKDVVLKKFQTSLPAKFEIAKGRSQLNAVFMEFDDKTGKARKIERLLINDDHPIVE; encoded by the coding sequence ATGCGACTATTATTTGTCGGAGATGTTGTCGGTCGCCCCGGACGAAATATCCTGGAAGACCAATTGCCGAAACTGAAGCAGAAATACAGGCCCCAGGTGACAATCGTTAATGGTGAAAATGCCGCGAGCGGGAAAGGGATCACAGAAAAAATTTATAAAAATATTTTAGGGTTTGGCGCTCAGGTTGTTACGCTCGGCAACCACACGTGGGCAAAGAATGAAATATTTTCATTTATTAACGAAGAAACAAACCTCATCCGCCCGTTAAATTATCCGCCGGGTGCTCCCGGAAGGGGCCAAACCTCCCTGAACGTGAATGGAGTGGAGCTCGTCGTCATCAATGCTATGGGACGAACGTTCTTGGAAGCAATTGACTGCCCCTTTCAGGCGCTGGACAAGGCGGTGGATGACGCCAAAAAACGAACACCCTTTGTGTTTGTTGATTTTCACGGGGAGGCAACCAGTGAAAAACAAGCCATGGGGTGGTTCTTGGACGGGCGTGCCAGTGCTGTTATCGGAACGCACACACACGTTCAAACAGCGGATGAGAGGGTCTTGCCGGGCGGGACCGCTTATTTGACCGACGTCGGCATGACCGGACCATACGATGGCATTCTCGGCGTTGACAAGGATGTTGTTTTGAAAAAATTCCAAACGTCACTGCCGGCAAAATTTGAAATTGCGAAAGGAAGGAGTCAATTAAACGCCGTATTTATGGAATTCGATGACAAGACAGGGAAAGCGCGAAAGATTGAGAGGCTCCTGATCAATGATGACCACCCAATCGTCGAGTAG
- a CDS encoding RicAFT regulatory complex protein RicA family protein, with translation MTEHLYTKDEIMAKTKELANMMVDTEEVDFFRRAEKTINQNEKIQKMISDIKAKQKELVNLKHYGKTEGVRQKEAEINALHAEVDEIPIVKEFKQSQNDVNEMLQLVSSTISNEVTNEINQRSDADEDSPLKQNK, from the coding sequence ATGACGGAGCATTTGTATACAAAAGATGAAATTATGGCGAAAACAAAGGAACTAGCCAATATGATGGTGGACACCGAAGAAGTCGACTTTTTTAGAAGAGCCGAGAAGACGATTAACCAAAACGAAAAAATCCAAAAGATGATTAGCGACATCAAGGCGAAGCAAAAAGAGCTTGTGAACTTGAAACATTACGGAAAAACCGAAGGGGTTCGCCAAAAGGAAGCAGAGATCAACGCGTTGCATGCCGAAGTGGATGAAATTCCGATTGTTAAAGAGTTTAAACAAAGCCAAAATGATGTAAATGAAATGTTGCAACTCGTATCCTCGACGATTTCAAATGAAGTCACCAACGAAATCAATCAACGATCGGATGCAGATGAAGACTCACCATTAAAACAAAACAAGTAG
- the rny gene encoding ribonuclease Y, producing MDGTLILTISILLVVVAVLSGFIGYVIRRKIAEAKISSAEYTAKKMMEEAERNADNSKKESMLEAKDEAYRLRSEAEDDIRERRTEIQNQENRVLKKEETLDRKSETLDDKEASLESREKALAEKQEETETMNSKVEQMIAEQQEELERISGLTKDEARQIVRSETERELEHETAVMIKEHTDKVKEESNKKAKDILSLALQRCAADHVAETTVSVVHLPNDEMKGRIIGREGRNIRALETLTGIDLIIDDTPEAVILSGFDPIRREIARTALERLVQDGRIHPARIEETVDKARREVDERIREYGEETTFEMGIHHLHPDLLKILGRLRFRTSYGQNVLNHSTEVAYLTGLMAAELGEDVQLARRAGLLHDIGKAIDHEVDGSHVEIGVELTKKYNENEVVVNSVASHHGDVEATSVIATLVAAADALSAARPGARRETLETYIRRLEKLEEIAESFDGVEKTYAIQAGREVRIMVKPDLIDDVLAHRLARDITKRVENELDYPGHIRITVIRETRAVNYAK from the coding sequence ATGGACGGAACACTCATCTTGACCATCTCCATTTTGCTTGTTGTCGTTGCTGTTTTAAGCGGGTTTATAGGTTATGTCATCCGAAGAAAAATTGCCGAAGCAAAAATTTCGAGCGCAGAATACACGGCAAAAAAGATGATGGAAGAAGCGGAACGCAACGCGGATAACAGCAAGAAAGAATCAATGTTGGAAGCCAAAGATGAAGCATATCGCTTGCGTTCCGAAGCCGAAGACGATATTCGCGAACGGAGAACCGAAATTCAGAATCAAGAAAACCGAGTTCTGAAAAAAGAAGAAACGCTTGACCGTAAAAGTGAAACGCTGGACGATAAGGAAGCATCATTGGAAAGTCGAGAAAAAGCACTCGCTGAGAAACAAGAAGAGACAGAAACGATGAATAGCAAAGTGGAACAAATGATAGCCGAGCAACAAGAAGAACTGGAACGCATTTCAGGATTAACGAAAGATGAGGCCCGTCAGATTGTTCGGAGTGAAACGGAGCGGGAGCTCGAACATGAAACAGCCGTTATGATTAAAGAGCATACGGATAAAGTCAAAGAAGAATCGAATAAAAAGGCGAAGGATATTCTCTCCCTTGCCCTGCAAAGATGTGCGGCGGATCATGTTGCAGAAACAACGGTCTCCGTTGTCCATTTGCCGAATGATGAAATGAAAGGCCGAATCATCGGGCGTGAAGGCAGAAATATTCGCGCATTGGAGACACTAACCGGGATTGATTTAATCATAGACGATACACCTGAGGCGGTTATTCTTTCCGGCTTCGACCCGATTCGCAGGGAAATTGCGCGCACAGCGTTGGAACGGCTCGTTCAAGACGGACGGATTCATCCCGCCCGCATTGAAGAAACCGTGGATAAAGCGCGGCGTGAGGTTGATGAACGGATACGTGAATATGGGGAAGAAACGACGTTTGAAATGGGGATTCATCATTTACACCCCGATCTTCTCAAAATTTTGGGCCGTCTGCGATTTAGAACCAGCTACGGGCAAAATGTCTTGAACCACTCCACCGAAGTCGCGTATTTGACAGGTTTAATGGCAGCGGAACTCGGAGAAGATGTGCAACTTGCCAGACGGGCCGGATTGCTTCATGATATTGGAAAAGCAATTGATCATGAAGTCGACGGCAGCCATGTTGAAATCGGCGTTGAATTAACGAAAAAATACAATGAAAACGAGGTCGTTGTGAACAGCGTTGCCTCTCACCACGGGGATGTCGAAGCAACCTCGGTCATTGCCACGCTCGTTGCCGCTGCAGATGCTCTGTCTGCCGCGAGACCGGGAGCAAGACGGGAAACGCTTGAAACGTACATTCGCCGTTTAGAAAAACTAGAGGAGATTGCAGAATCATTTGATGGTGTTGAAAAGACGTATGCCATACAAGCGGGTCGCGAAGTCCGCATTATGGTAAAACCAGACTTGATCGACGATGTGTTGGCCCATCGGCTGGCACGAGACATTACGAAGCGAGTGGAAAACGAACTTGACTACCCGGGACACATACGGATCACCGTTATTCGTGAAACGAGGGCAGTTAATTATGCAAAATAA
- the miaB gene encoding tRNA (N6-isopentenyl adenosine(37)-C2)-methylthiotransferase MiaB, producing the protein MNEEQRRPSTKDYSKYFDFSNATIDINEDGQEIMKIGGRRIKINEQPNYRRGQRRRKDVEVYYDFKIPEDMQSIGNGKKYYIRTYGCQMNVHDTENMSGILEELGFTSTDTTDDADVILLNTCAIRENAENKVFGEVGNLKNLKKERPEVVLGLCGCMSQEESVVNRILQKHQHVDLVFGTHNIHRLPHLLKDAIQGKEMVVEVWSKEGDVVENMPRRRQGKIQAWVNIMYGCDKFCTYCIVPYTRGKERSRLPEDIIHEVRDLARQGYKEITLLGQNVNAYGKDLDEEYGLGDLMDAIRKVDIPRVRFTTSHPRDFDDHLIDVLAKGNNLLEHIHLPVQHGNSDVLKLMGRKYTREEYVELARKIQAAMPHATFTTDIIVGFPNETEEQFQDTLSLVKEIGYDSAFTYIYSPRDGTPAARMKDNVPHEVKRERLQRLNALVNELSAKSNEALQDQTVEVLLEGESKKDPEILAGRTRTNKLVNVRAPKASIGKLVDVKITDVKTWSLNGEMVAYSEVQNV; encoded by the coding sequence ATGAACGAGGAACAACGTCGTCCATCGACAAAAGATTACAGCAAGTACTTTGATTTCTCCAATGCCACCATTGATATAAATGAAGACGGCCAAGAAATCATGAAGATCGGCGGCCGGCGCATTAAAATAAACGAACAGCCTAATTACCGAAGAGGCCAGCGGCGCCGCAAAGATGTGGAAGTTTATTATGACTTTAAAATTCCCGAAGACATGCAAAGCATCGGAAACGGAAAAAAATACTATATTCGCACGTATGGTTGCCAAATGAACGTGCACGATACCGAAAATATGTCCGGAATCCTCGAGGAACTCGGATTTACGTCTACGGATACGACCGATGATGCCGATGTTATTTTGTTAAATACATGTGCCATCCGTGAAAATGCGGAGAATAAAGTGTTCGGTGAAGTGGGCAATTTAAAAAACCTTAAAAAAGAAAGGCCGGAGGTCGTCCTCGGCCTTTGCGGCTGCATGTCCCAGGAAGAAAGTGTCGTCAATCGGATTCTGCAGAAACACCAACATGTGGATCTCGTTTTCGGCACCCATAACATTCACCGTTTGCCCCATTTGCTAAAGGATGCGATCCAGGGCAAGGAAATGGTCGTGGAGGTTTGGTCCAAAGAAGGCGACGTCGTAGAAAACATGCCGCGGCGCCGTCAGGGGAAAATTCAGGCCTGGGTGAACATCATGTACGGATGTGACAAATTTTGCACGTATTGTATCGTGCCTTATACCCGCGGCAAAGAACGAAGCCGACTTCCCGAAGATATTATCCATGAAGTGCGTGATCTCGCCAGGCAAGGCTATAAAGAAATTACGTTGCTCGGTCAAAATGTGAACGCCTATGGAAAAGATTTGGACGAGGAATATGGACTGGGCGACTTAATGGATGCAATCCGTAAAGTCGATATTCCGCGTGTTCGTTTTACCACAAGCCATCCTCGTGACTTTGATGACCATCTCATTGATGTGTTGGCAAAAGGCAACAACCTTCTCGAGCACATTCATTTGCCCGTTCAACATGGAAACAGCGACGTATTGAAATTGATGGGACGCAAATACACGAGAGAAGAATACGTGGAACTTGCACGCAAAATCCAAGCTGCCATGCCGCACGCCACGTTTACGACTGACATTATTGTCGGATTTCCGAATGAGACGGAAGAACAATTTCAGGATACCCTTTCCTTAGTGAAAGAAATTGGCTATGACAGCGCGTTTACGTATATTTATTCGCCGCGCGACGGCACGCCTGCGGCGCGCATGAAAGACAATGTCCCTCATGAAGTCAAACGCGAACGACTGCAAAGGTTGAACGCGCTCGTGAACGAATTATCCGCAAAAAGCAATGAAGCGTTGCAAGATCAGACCGTTGAAGTACTTCTTGAAGGGGAAAGCAAGAAAGATCCCGAGATCCTTGCCGGGCGCACGCGTACGAATAAGCTCGTCAACGTTCGTGCACCGAAAGCTTCCATCGGAAAACTTGTGGACGTAAAGATTACCGATGTGAAGACATGGTCATTAAATGGAGAAATGGTAGCATATAGCGAGGTGCAAAACGTATGA
- a CDS encoding stage V sporulation protein S: protein MEVLKVSAKSTPNSVAGALAGVIRERGAAEIQAIGAGALNQSVKAIAIARGFVAPSGIDLVCIPAFTDIEIDGEERTAIKLIIEPR from the coding sequence ATGGAAGTATTAAAAGTATCAGCAAAATCCACCCCTAACTCAGTCGCCGGTGCCCTCGCGGGCGTGATCCGCGAAAGAGGAGCTGCGGAAATTCAGGCTATTGGAGCAGGCGCTTTAAATCAATCTGTCAAGGCAATTGCCATCGCGAGAGGGTTTGTAGCACCCAGTGGAATTGACCTGGTTTGTATCCCGGCGTTTACCGACATTGAGATTGACGGTGAAGAGCGAACAGCCATTAAGCTCATTATTGAACCAAGATGA
- a CDS encoding competence/damage-inducible protein A — MNAEIIAVGTELLLGQIANTNGQYLSNQLMQHGVNIYKHTVVGDNLPRIRQAIRIAAKENDIVILTGGLGPTEDDVTRNALAEEYGLNLVYNQQALDKVEAFFESRNRTVSDANRRQALHTEGAHVFQNNAGLACGMVYKHSDAWFFLLPGPPHELKTMVEEEVSPFLDAMNESRDFLLSRVLKFYGIGESALEARVHDLITQQTNPTIAPLAGQDEVTLRLTVKTTDRSDAKKRLDELEEAVYKRCGSFLYGYDEDTLFSRTLDDLRSKGWTLAVAESVSGGLLGASFTDVSGASDVYAGGAITYSNEAKEKQLHVKAATLEQHGAVSEACAKEMAEGVRNEYGTDTGVSLTGVAGPSPQEGHPPGTVFIGISSPDKTHVYKRRLRGDRSSIRRRAVKDACACLLEVGGEK, encoded by the coding sequence CATGCAACATGGCGTGAATATATATAAACATACGGTTGTCGGGGACAATTTGCCTCGCATTCGGCAAGCAATTCGGATTGCCGCAAAAGAGAATGACATCGTTATTCTTACCGGCGGCCTTGGCCCTACAGAGGATGATGTAACAAGAAACGCTTTGGCAGAGGAGTACGGCCTCAACCTCGTCTATAACCAGCAGGCGCTTGACAAAGTGGAAGCTTTTTTTGAATCGAGAAACCGAACCGTAAGTGATGCGAACCGCCGCCAAGCTCTTCATACGGAAGGGGCGCACGTCTTTCAAAACAACGCGGGCTTGGCTTGCGGTATGGTGTATAAACATTCGGATGCGTGGTTCTTTCTATTGCCGGGTCCACCGCACGAGTTGAAAACGATGGTTGAGGAAGAAGTCAGCCCCTTTCTTGATGCCATGAACGAATCGCGTGATTTTTTGTTGTCACGGGTGCTCAAATTCTATGGTATTGGCGAGTCGGCGCTGGAAGCGCGTGTTCATGACTTGATCACCCAGCAAACGAATCCGACGATTGCACCGCTCGCAGGCCAAGATGAAGTCACGTTGCGTTTGACGGTGAAGACGACCGATCGCAGCGATGCCAAAAAAAGGCTTGATGAGTTGGAAGAGGCGGTCTATAAACGGTGCGGATCTTTTTTATATGGGTACGACGAGGACACGTTATTTTCAAGAACCCTCGACGATTTACGGTCGAAAGGGTGGACGCTGGCGGTGGCTGAAAGCGTAAGCGGAGGATTGCTCGGTGCTTCGTTCACCGATGTTTCGGGAGCGTCCGACGTTTATGCCGGAGGAGCCATTACGTATAGCAATGAAGCAAAAGAAAAACAGCTTCACGTGAAGGCAGCGACCCTCGAGCAACATGGCGCTGTGAGTGAAGCATGTGCCAAAGAAATGGCAGAAGGCGTGAGAAACGAATACGGGACAGACACAGGGGTTTCGTTGACAGGTGTTGCCGGGCCGAGCCCCCAGGAAGGGCACCCGCCAGGGACAGTGTTTATCGGCATAAGCTCCCCGGACAAAACTCATGTTTACAAGCGACGTTTACGCGGGGACCGTTCATCAATTCGGCGAAGGGCGGTAAAAGACGCTTGTGCCTGTTTGCTGGAGGTGGGAGGCGAGAAGTGA
- the recA gene encoding recombinase RecA, translating to MSERKAALDQALRNIEKQFGKGSIMKLGDETEKRISTVSSGTLALDIALGVGGYPRGRVVEIYGPESSGKTTVALHAVAEAQKEGGQAAFIDAEHALDPVYARALGVDTDELLLSQPDTGEQGLEIAEALVRSGAVDIIVVDSVAALVPKAEIEGDMGDAHVGLQARLMSQALRKLSGAISKSNAIAVFINQIREKVGVMFGSPETTPGGRALKFYSSVRLEVRRAEALKQGNETVGNKTRLKIVKNKVAPPFRQAEVDIMYGKGISREGSLLDIATDLEIVQKSGAWYAYEGERLGQGRENAKQYLQEHSSVASEIESRIRDHHELPNHQQQEEKEETQDSSSGS from the coding sequence ATGAGTGAAAGAAAAGCAGCGCTTGACCAAGCATTGAGAAACATAGAAAAACAATTCGGGAAAGGTTCCATCATGAAGTTGGGGGATGAAACGGAAAAACGCATCTCCACGGTTTCAAGCGGAACATTGGCGCTGGATATCGCGCTCGGCGTTGGCGGATACCCGCGGGGGCGGGTCGTTGAAATATATGGACCGGAGTCTTCCGGAAAAACAACCGTTGCCTTGCACGCTGTTGCGGAAGCGCAAAAGGAGGGCGGACAAGCGGCGTTTATTGATGCAGAACACGCGCTTGATCCTGTTTATGCCCGCGCCCTTGGTGTTGATACCGATGAACTCCTGCTCTCGCAGCCGGACACGGGAGAACAGGGATTGGAAATTGCGGAGGCGCTCGTCCGCAGCGGTGCTGTTGATATTATCGTTGTTGATTCCGTGGCGGCCCTTGTCCCAAAAGCAGAAATTGAAGGGGACATGGGCGATGCACATGTCGGTTTGCAGGCCCGCTTGATGTCACAGGCATTAAGGAAGCTGTCGGGGGCCATCAGCAAGTCAAACGCGATCGCGGTATTTATCAATCAAATTCGTGAGAAAGTAGGCGTCATGTTCGGAAGCCCCGAAACGACGCCCGGGGGACGTGCACTGAAGTTTTATTCCTCGGTACGCCTGGAAGTGCGCAGGGCTGAAGCATTGAAGCAGGGAAATGAGACGGTCGGAAACAAGACACGGTTAAAGATTGTGAAAAACAAAGTGGCTCCTCCGTTTCGCCAAGCAGAAGTTGACATTATGTACGGGAAGGGCATTTCCCGGGAAGGTTCGCTGTTGGACATCGCGACAGACTTGGAAATTGTGCAAAAAAGCGGCGCCTGGTATGCATATGAAGGCGAAAGGCTTGGCCAAGGCCGTGAAAATGCAAAACAATATTTGCAAGAACATTCTTCCGTAGCTTCTGAAATAGAATCGCGCATCCGTGACCACCATGAACTTCCCAATCACCAACAACAAGAGGAAAAGGAAGAAACACAAGATTCATCATCGGGGTCCTGA
- a CDS encoding ABC-ATPase domain-containing protein produces the protein MKQLKETLQRIDRKGYKAYNDIRGTFTFPSFRLHMDHIQADPYASPSRARVEINHRQLHMDKDLYESGHRNVAFTDYVARSVGKALRQQKAEKSIFIDRPGQEILERTAVVCDMEKVEVRLSIHLPARGRTIMGVQASKLLTEQLPSVIEQALYNIDMEGLKKHVALSDDQQALRAYVEERDALAFVADGSILPRVSGVENRPLDPDRAISFASPETMAATVSLPHFGDIRGMLIPKGVHVIVGGGYHGKSTLLEALERGIYNHIDGDGRAYIVTDTSACKIRAEDGRGVTNVNISPFIDDLPNEKSTDRFQTDNASGSTSQATNIIESLEAGSRLLLIDEDTSATNFMIRDYRMQQLVSPDKEPITPFIDRVRDLYEEEGVSTIIVVGGTGDYFDVADTVTMMDAYRPYDVTGKAKDIAEEARSQRITHESAPFSVTSTRQPLAKSFDARRGKKEKVDARGKHTILYGKETIDLSAVEQCIDPSQTRAIARTLHYLAKKYVNGNYTLGELLDIYERETSSGLDELSPFKGKHPGDLARPRRFEIAAAINRLRTLSMQHER, from the coding sequence ATGAAACAATTAAAGGAAACCTTACAACGAATCGATCGTAAAGGGTACAAAGCATATAATGATATTCGCGGGACGTTTACGTTCCCTTCATTTCGTTTACATATGGACCACATACAGGCAGATCCATATGCCAGTCCCTCGCGTGCAAGGGTGGAGATTAACCATCGGCAGTTACATATGGATAAGGACTTATATGAAAGCGGTCATCGTAACGTAGCGTTTACAGACTATGTGGCTCGCTCGGTTGGCAAGGCCCTTCGCCAACAAAAGGCGGAAAAAAGCATTTTCATCGATCGCCCCGGGCAAGAAATATTGGAGCGAACCGCGGTCGTTTGCGATATGGAGAAAGTGGAAGTTCGTCTATCCATCCATTTGCCCGCGCGCGGAAGAACGATCATGGGTGTGCAGGCGTCGAAACTTTTAACCGAACAACTGCCGAGTGTGATTGAACAAGCCCTCTATAATATTGATATGGAAGGGCTCAAAAAACATGTGGCGCTCAGCGATGACCAACAAGCCTTGCGTGCTTATGTGGAAGAGCGTGACGCGCTCGCGTTCGTCGCGGACGGTTCGATCCTGCCAAGAGTGAGCGGGGTGGAAAATCGCCCCCTTGACCCCGATCGGGCCATCTCCTTTGCAAGTCCTGAGACGATGGCGGCAACCGTTTCCTTGCCTCACTTCGGAGATATACGGGGGATGCTTATCCCGAAAGGCGTACATGTCATCGTCGGCGGTGGTTACCATGGCAAAAGTACGTTGCTTGAGGCACTGGAACGCGGCATTTACAATCATATCGACGGAGACGGGCGAGCCTATATCGTCACGGACACGAGTGCTTGCAAAATACGTGCCGAGGACGGACGCGGAGTGACCAATGTAAACATTTCTCCGTTTATCGACGACCTTCCGAATGAAAAAAGCACGGACCGCTTTCAAACGGACAATGCGAGCGGAAGCACCTCGCAGGCAACGAACATTATTGAATCCCTCGAGGCCGGCAGCCGCCTATTGCTCATCGACGAAGATACGAGCGCGACGAATTTCATGATCCGCGATTATCGCATGCAGCAACTCGTTTCTCCGGATAAAGAACCGATCACCCCGTTCATCGACCGGGTAAGGGACTTATACGAGGAAGAAGGCGTCTCCACGATTATCGTCGTCGGCGGCACAGGCGATTATTTCGATGTTGCCGATACGGTGACGATGATGGATGCATACCGCCCGTATGACGTCACCGGCAAAGCGAAAGATATTGCAGAAGAAGCTCGCAGCCAGCGGATTACCCACGAATCGGCGCCTTTCTCGGTGACAAGCACGCGCCAGCCTTTGGCAAAAAGTTTTGATGCCCGGCGCGGAAAAAAAGAAAAGGTCGATGCCCGCGGAAAACATACGATCCTTTACGGAAAGGAAACCATTGACCTTTCCGCGGTCGAACAATGCATCGATCCCAGCCAGACGAGAGCCATTGCACGAACGCTTCACTACTTGGCGAAAAAATACGTCAATGGAAACTATACGCTCGGAGAACTTCTTGATATCTATGAACGAGAAACTTCTTCCGGATTGGATGAATTGTCCCCTTTCAAAGGCAAACATCCCGGCGATTTGGCGAGGCCGCGCCGTTTTGAAATCGCGGCTGCCATTAATCGTTTGCGAACGTTGTCGATGCAACACGAACGTTAA